One window from the genome of Deltaproteobacteria bacterium encodes:
- a CDS encoding fibronectin type III domain-containing protein: MGLKEVISLFVAIIIFAFINEQAVANWQEPVEVVKGQWGKSSVEFGYYEGDSMDTLPESFIVIPNGNVVIKDLANNQIKVFTQENVLIKSFVDPGISIFEFDGDKVILSQYHKDIKLLGIGLFNIQTEEWEWSDRKNGIDYNPESRVIIANNKSKFTVQVGIRSGIEYSPEGNVLNKFTDRPLLFGREKKSAISGGGKYNQVIEFEDATYNCNVPDGFDQFKRDNAGYLYGIAHNIGEPSHTRIYKITKCGKIIGTVDFPPRKETFLEDDVRIDEDYGEPVFAQNGDVYTWKRTPTHYSILKWAWVDDPNVNEGPDAPESVQALPSTSGVYLTWNPSPQDPGCVNGYEIERATSATGVFSNVTTVPLDEKQTYSFNDTSATAGATWYYRISAKSDIGNSDPVEVSATRP; the protein is encoded by the coding sequence ATGGGATTAAAAGAGGTTATTTCATTGTTCGTAGCAATTATTATATTTGCTTTCATTAATGAACAAGCAGTAGCTAATTGGCAAGAACCTGTTGAAGTAGTTAAAGGGCAATGGGGTAAAAGTAGTGTGGAGTTTGGATATTATGAGGGTGATTCAATGGATACTTTACCTGAATCATTTATTGTAATACCAAATGGAAACGTTGTAATAAAAGATTTGGCTAATAATCAGATTAAAGTTTTTACACAGGAAAATGTGTTAATTAAATCATTTGTTGATCCAGGTATTAGTATTTTTGAGTTTGATGGTGATAAAGTAATTTTATCACAATATCACAAAGATATTAAACTATTAGGGATAGGATTGTTTAATATTCAAACTGAAGAGTGGGAATGGTCTGACCGTAAAAATGGGATTGATTATAATCCTGAAAGTCGAGTAATTATAGCAAATAATAAAAGTAAATTTACTGTTCAAGTTGGAATTAGATCAGGAATTGAGTATTCTCCTGAAGGCAATGTTCTGAACAAGTTTACTGACAGGCCGTTATTATTTGGAAGAGAAAAGAAAAGTGCTATATCTGGTGGTGGCAAATATAATCAGGTTATTGAATTTGAAGATGCAACGTATAATTGTAACGTACCGGATGGTTTTGATCAATTCAAGCGTGATAATGCAGGCTATTTGTACGGGATTGCTCATAATATTGGAGAGCCATCACATACACGTATTTACAAGATAACTAAGTGTGGAAAAATTATCGGTACGGTTGATTTTCCACCAAGAAAAGAAACCTTTCTTGAGGATGATGTACGTATAGATGAAGATTATGGTGAGCCGGTATTTGCGCAGAATGGTGATGTTTATACCTGGAAGCGAACACCAACACATTATAGTATTCTCAAATGGGCATGGGTAGATGATCCAAATGTAAATGAAGGCCCCGACGCACCAGAGTCGGTTCAAGCTTTACCTTCTACTTCAGGTGTTTACCTTACATGGAATCCATCTCCGCAGGATCCAGGTTGTGTAAATGGTTATGAAATAGAAAGGGCGACATCAGCAACGGGTGTTTTTAGCAATGTGACGACTGTGCCGCTAGATGAGAAGCAGACCTATAGTTTTAACGACACCAGCGCAACTGCCGGGGCAACATGGTATTACCGCATAAGTGCAAAGTCGGATATCGGCAATTCCGATCCGGTGGAGGTGAGCGCAACAAGGCCGTAA